A genomic stretch from uncultured Desulfovibrio sp. includes:
- a CDS encoding efflux RND transporter periplasmic adaptor subunit translates to MRNVLFLLPVLLALVLVQSVQAAEIRLTGKVVATVTRPVAVPFNGVVDEVLVQPGAAVTRGAPLVRYHLQEEAARVLQREVIVGAGTEKERGEMLHLQQELTDLSAQRSKARQLAASGLGSHQALSRLEANCDALSKRIELLKLSIDKSEKTFQARLRELEGYFGQPLDPQQELPQSLILTSPIDGYVLSLAAGLNPGSLLAAQSTPIQVGQMDPVIITVPVYESDINDIGVGDKAIIQIPSLGDREFEASVSEISWSSSDMSVSQPSYYSVELTVPNPELELKPGFKAIVRFSK, encoded by the coding sequence ATGCGCAACGTCCTTTTCCTTCTGCCGGTTCTGCTGGCACTGGTGCTGGTGCAGTCTGTTCAGGCTGCGGAAATTCGTCTTACGGGCAAGGTGGTGGCCACGGTAACCCGTCCGGTGGCGGTGCCCTTCAACGGCGTTGTGGACGAGGTGCTGGTGCAGCCTGGCGCTGCGGTGACGCGTGGGGCGCCCCTGGTGCGCTATCATCTGCAGGAAGAGGCGGCCCGCGTGTTGCAGCGCGAGGTCATTGTGGGGGCCGGTACCGAAAAGGAACGCGGCGAGATGCTGCACTTGCAGCAGGAACTGACCGATCTGTCGGCCCAGCGCAGCAAGGCCCGTCAGCTGGCGGCCTCCGGCCTGGGGTCCCATCAGGCCCTGTCCCGGCTGGAAGCCAATTGCGATGCCCTGAGCAAGCGCATCGAGCTGCTCAAGCTGAGCATCGACAAGAGCGAAAAGACCTTCCAGGCCCGCCTGCGCGAGCTGGAAGGCTATTTCGGCCAGCCCCTTGACCCGCAGCAGGAACTGCCGCAAAGCCTCATCCTCACGTCGCCCATTGACGGCTATGTCCTGTCGCTGGCGGCCGGTCTCAATCCCGGTTCCCTGCTGGCGGCCCAGTCCACCCCCATTCAGGTGGGGCAGATGGATCCGGTCATCATTACCGTGCCGGTCTACGAAAGCGATATCAACGACATTGGCGTCGGCGACAAGGCCATCATCCAGATTCCCTCCCTGGGTGACCGGGAGTTCGAGGCCTCGGTGAGCGAAATATCCTGGTCCTCGTCCGACATGAGTGTCTCGCAGCCTTCCTACTACTCTGTGGAGCTGACCGTGCCCAATCCCGAGCTTGAACTCAAGCCCGGCTTCAAGGCCATTGTCCGCTTCAGCAAGTAG